The Allocoprobacillus halotolerans nucleotide sequence TAGGCAAAGGGGCTTTTTTATATCAGTTTTTAATTTTATTAATGCAGGTAGGAGAAATTTTATTTGATAATTTACCACTTTTATTTGCCGCATCGGTGGCTTTAGGAATGGCTAAAAAGCCAAGGAAGTAGCTCTTCCTTCTATTATTGCTTTTTTTGTTATGCATTCTACTA carries:
- a CDS encoding PTS transporter subunit EIIC; translation: MLPIAVLPVARLFLGIGSSLTNPATISSLHLETILGKGAFLYQFLILLMQVGEILFDNLPLLFAASVALGMAKKPRK